The Camelus dromedarius isolate mCamDro1 chromosome 8, mCamDro1.pat, whole genome shotgun sequence genome includes a window with the following:
- the SMC3 gene encoding structural maintenance of chromosomes protein 3 has product MYIKQVIIQGFRSYRDQTIVDPFSSKHNVIVGRNGSGKSNFFYAIQFVLSDEFSHLRPEQRLALLHEGTGPRVISAFVEIIFDNSDNRLPIDKEEVSLRRVIGAKKDQYFLDKKMVTKNDVMNLLESAGFSRSNPYYIVKQGKINQMATAPDSQRLKLLREVAGTRVYDERKEESISLMKETEGKREKINELLKYIEERLHTLEEEKEELAQYQKWDKMRRALEYTIYNQELNETRAKLDELSAKRETSGEKSRQLRDAQQDARDKMEDIERQVRELKTKISAMKEEKEQLSAERQEQIKQRTKLELKAKDLQDELAGNSEQRKRLLKERQKLLEKIEEKQKELAETEPKFNSVKEKEERGIARLAQATQERTDLYAKQGRGSQFTSKEERDKWIKKELKSLDQAINDKKRQIAAIHKDLEDTEANKEKNLEQYNKLDQDLNEVKARVEELDRKYYEVKNKKDELQSERNYLWREENAEQQALAAKREDLEKKQQLLRAATGKAILNGIDSINKVLDHFRRKGINQHVQNGYHGIVMNNFECEPAFYTCVEVTAGNRLFYHIVDSDEVSTKILMEFNKMNLPGEVTFLPLNKLDVRDTAYPETNDAIPMISKLRYNPRFDKAFKHVFGKTLICRSMEVSTQLARAFTMDCITLEGDQVSHRGALTGGYYDTRKSRLELQKDVRKAEEELGELEAKLNENLRRNIERINNEIDQLMNQMQQIETQQRKFKASRDSILSEMKMLKEKRQQSEKTFMPKQRSLQSLEASLHAMESTRESLKAELGTDLLSQLSLEDQKRVDALNDEIRQLQQENRQLLNERIKLEGIITRVETYLNENLRKRLDQVEQELNELRETEGGTVLTATTSELEAINKRVKDTMARSEDLDNSIDKTEAGIKELQKSMERWKNMEKEHMDAINHDTKELEKMTNRQGMLLKKKEECMKKIRELGSLPQEAFEKYQTLSLKQLFRKLEQCNTELKKYSHVNKKALDQFVNFSEQKEKLIKRQEELDRGYKSIMELMNVLELRKYEAIQLTFKQVSKNFSEVFQKLVPGGKATLVMKKGDVEGSQSQDEGEGSGESERGSGSQSSVPSVDQFTGVGIRVSFTGKQGEMREMQQLSGGQKSLVALALIFAIQKCDPAPFYLFDEIDQALDAQHRKAVSDMIMELAVHAQFITTTFRPELLESADKFYGVKFRNKVSHIDVITAEMAKDFVEDDTTHG; this is encoded by the exons TGGGCAGAAATGGATCTggaaaaagtaactttttttatG cAATTCAGTTTGTTCTCAGTGATGAATTTAGTCATCTTCGTCCAGAACAGCGATTGGCTTTGTTGCAT gAGGGTACTGGTCCTCgtgttatttctgcttttgtggAGATTATTTTTGACAATTCAGACAACCGGTTGCCA attgaTAAAGAAGAAGTTTCACTTCGAAGAGTTATTGGTGCCAAAAAGGATCAGTATTTCTTAGACAAGAAAATGGTCAC GAAAAATGATGTGATGAATCTCCTTGAAAGTGCTGGTTTTTCTCGAAGCAATCCTTATTATATTGTTAAACaaggaaag ATCAACCAGATGGCAACAGCACCAGATTCTCAGAGACTAAAACTATTAAGAGAAGTAGCTGGTACTAGAGTATATGATGAACGAAAGGAAGAAAGCATCTCTTTAATGAAGGAAACAG agggCAAACGGGAAAAAATCAATGAGTTGTTAAAATACATTGAAGAGAGATTACATACcttagaggaagaaaaggaagaactaGCTCAGTATCAGAAGTGGGATAAAATGAGACGAGCCCTGGAATATACCATTTACAATCAGGAACTTAACGAGACTCGTGCTAAACTTGATGAG ctttctgCTAAGCGAGAGACTAGTGGAGAAAAATCCAGACAATTAAGAGATGCCCAGCAGGATGCAAGAGATAAAATGGAG GATATTGAGCGTCAAGTTAGAGAACTGAAAACTAAAATTTCAgccatgaaagaagaaaaggagcagCTCAGTGCTGAAAGACAAGAACAAATTAAGCAGAGGACTAAGTTAGAGCTTAAAGCCAAGGATTTACAAGATGAATTGGCAGGCAATAGTGAACAGAGG AAACGCTTACTAAAAGAAAGGCAGAAGCTGCttgaaaaaatagaagaaaagcagaaagaactgGCAGAAACAGAACCTAAATTCAAcagtgtaaaagaaaaagaagagcgaGGAATTGCTAG ATTGGCCCAAGCTACCCAGGAAAGAACAGACCTTTATGCAAAACAGGGTCGAGGAAGCCAGTTTACATCAAAAGAAGAAAGGGATAAGTGGATTAAAAAGGAACTCAAATCTTTAGATCAGGCTATTAATGACAAGAAGAGACAGATTGCTGCTATACATAAGGATTTGGAGGACACTGAggcaaataaagagaaaaatctggagCAGTATAAT AAACTGGATCAGGATCTTAATGAAGTCAAAGCTCGAGTAGAAGAACTGGACAGAAAATACTATgaagtaaaaaataagaaagatgaaTTACAGAGTGAGAGAAA CTACTTGTGGAGAGAGGAGAATGCAGAACAGCAAGCACTTGCTGCTAAGAGAGAAGATCTTGAAAAGAAACAGCAGCTTCTTAGAGCGGCAACAGGAAAG GCCATTTTAAATGGAATAGACAGCATAAACAAAGTGCTAGACCACTTTCGTCGAAAAGGAATAAACCAGCATGTTCAAAATGGCTATCATGGTATTGTGATGAATAACTTTGAATGTGAGCCTGCTTTCTACACATGTGTGGAAGTCACTGCTGGGAACAG GTTATTTTATCACATTGTTGATTCAGATGAAGTCAGCACAAAGATTTTGATGGAGTTTAATAAAATGAACCTTCCCGGAGAGGTTACTTTTCTGCCTCTTAACAAGTTAGATGTAAGGGACACTGCCTACCCTGAAACCAAT GATGCTATTCCTATGATAAGTAAATTGAGGTACAATCCCAGGTTTGACAAAGCTTTCAAACATGTGTTTGGAAAAACACTTATTTGTCGTAGTATGGAAGTTTCAACCCAGCTGGCCCGTGCTTTCACTATGGACTGCATTACTCTGGAAG GTGACCAAGTTAGTCATCGTGGTGCTTTAACTGGAGGTTATTATGACACAAGAAAGTCTAGACTTGAATTACAGAAAGATGTTAGAAAAGCAGAAGAAGAACTTGGTGAGCTTGAGGCAAAGCTCAATGAAAACCTGCGCAGAAacattgaaa GGATTAATAATGAAATTGATCAGCTAATGAACCAAATGCAACAGATTGAGACCCAGCAAAGGAAATTTAAAGCATCTCGAGATAGCATATTATCAGAAATGAAGATGCTAAAAGAGAAGAGGCAGCAGTCAGAGAAAACTTTTATGCCAAAG CAACGTAGCTTACAAAGTTTGGAGGCAAGTTTGCATGCTATGGAGTCCACCAGAGAATCATTGAAAGCAGAACTGGGAACTGATTTGCTTTCTCAACTTAGTCTGGAAGATCAGAAGAGAGTTGATGCACTGAATGATGAAATTCGTCAACTTCAGCAG GAAAACAGACAGCTGCtgaatgaaagaattaaattagaaggtaTTATTACTCGAGTAGAGACTTACCTCAATGAGAATTTGAGAAAGCGCTTGGACCAAGTAGAACAG GAACTCAATGAACTGAGAGAGACTGAAGGGGGTACTGTTCTCACTGCTACAACTTCAGAACTTGAAGCCATCAATAAAAGAGTGAAAGATACCATGGCACGATCAGAAG ATTTGGACAATTCCATTGATAAAACAGAAGCTGGAATTAAGGAGTTGCAGAAGAGTATGGAACGCtggaaaaatatggaaaaagaacaCATGGATGCTATAAATCATGATACTAAAGAACTAGAAAAGATGACAAATCGACAAGGCATGTtactaaagaagaaagaagagtgtATGAAGAAAATTCGAGAACTTGGGTCACTTCCCCaggaagcatttgaaaaataCCAGACACTGAGCCTCAAACAG TTGTTTCGAAAACTTGAACAGTGCAACACAGAACTGAAGAAGTACAGTCATGTTAATAAAAAAGCTTTAGATCAGTTTGTAAATTTCTCTGAGCAGAAAGAAAAGTTAATAAAGCGACAGGAAGAGTTGGATAGGGGGTACAAATCAATCATGGAACTGATGAATGTCCTTGAACTTCGAAAATATGAAGCTATTCAGCTAACTTTCAAACAG gtatcCAAAAACTTCAGTGAAGTATTCCAGAAGTTGGTACCCGGTGGCAAAGCTACTCTGGTGATGAAGAAAGGAGATGTGGAGGGCAGTCAGTCTCAGGATGAAGGAGAAGGGAGTGGTGAAAGTGAGAGGGGCTCTGGGTCACAAAGCAGTGTCCCATCAGTTGACCAGTTCACTGGAGTTGGAATTAGG GTGTCATTTACAGGAAAACAAGGTGAAATGAGAGAAATGCAGCAGCTTTCAGGTGGACAGAAATCTTTGGTAGCTCTTGCTCTGATTTTCGCCATTCAGAAATGTGACCCAGCTCCTTTTTACTTATTTGATGAGATTGACCAGGCTCTGGATGCTCAGCACAGAAAGGCTGTGTCAG ATATGATTATGGAACTTGCTGTACATGCTCAGTTTATTACAACTACTTTTAGGCCTGAACTGCTTGAGTCGGCTGACAAATTCTATGGCGTAAAATTCAGAAATAAG GTTAGTCATATTGATGTGATCACAGCAGAGATGGCCAAAGACTTTGTAGAAGATGATACCACTCATGGTTAA